The DNA sequence gagacctgggagtcatGCTgccatgaggcagcagtgtgcccttgtggccaaggcggccaatggtgtcctggggtgcattaaaaagagtgtggccagcaggtcgggggaggtcatcctccccctctactctgccctggtgaggccacatctggagtactgtgtccagttctgggttcctcagttcaggaaggacagggaactcctggagagagtccagcagagggctacaaagatgatcaagggactgcagcacctctcttatgaggaaaggctgagagacctggctgttatggtttgagaaaacccacaaaaatttattgttatttagagaattattctatcacccgatgacccctccccacccggaaaggggaatcagggaaagcaaggaaacacgagggttgaaatacaaatagatttaataggataagactaaataattaaaattaataatactaaagaaccaatattgatcccgataccaatatgaAATATATGAGGATtgtactcagccaattatatcagtaggaagctgtgcactgccaacagtggatagaaaatgtcggacactgcgaatactacagctttgggaggaagggaaggcctcaggggtccgtcactggggcaagaagttctcaggatggcaactattaaggaagagagaaactcctcagcaaattttctaatttatattgaatgtgacattcatggtatgaaataaccctgttggccagcttgggtcaagtgcccaggccttgctcctcctcatccctgcacctggctaacttgaaaacactgagaccttgaaacctacataccatagctggctataaagtaaatattttcacaaattcagatgcTAGATTCTTCTAAAAGTGccgttttcccaggcattagaagaaaaattagtcCTGTGCTGCTCAAACCGGGACATAGATAAAGGCAAGGACACACAGGTGGCATAATCGCCAGTACCAAGTGGGAGCTGCCTTCAGGGTCCTCTGTTACAGTGAACTGGCTGAGTTTATCCTGAGGCCAAGGAGTTTGAGCAACACAACACAAGCCTGAAGGCCAAGCTGTACATGCAGCACAGCAGAGCATAGGCCTGGGCCTACTCACATGTTGTGGTTTAAAcctggtaggcagctaagcaccacacaactgctttctcactctccccacagtgggatgggggggataattggaagggtaaaagcataaaaactcatgggttgagataaatatagtttaataagaaaaaaaaaggaagaaaaaaaaaccccaacaaataaaaccaaaaccaagaaaaacaagtgatgcaaaaaaaccccaattgctcaccaccagctGACCGATGCTCAGCCAGTACCTGAGCAATAGCAGCCCCAGcaaaactcccccccccccccagtttttattgctgagcacgatgtcatatggtgtggaatattcctttggtcagttggggtcagctgtcccagctgtctcccctcccaacttcttgtgcatctccagcctactcactggcagggcagtgtgagaagcagaaaaggctttgatgcCTTGAAGCACTGTTCAACAATAGCTAAAacgtgtgttatcaacactgtcttcatcacaaatccaaaacatagcaccgtACAAGCTACTATTAAgcaagttaactctatcccagctaaaACCAGTACAGCAGGTTACCTGTTATGTGGATCACTAATTTCTCAATGTACAATGGTTTTTCAGTCAGGATCACTACAGGGTCAtctttgatttcttcttctgaagctgttttactttgtaaaaataactgaatattCACTGGAGTAGAACTTAAATCTGATATTCCCACAGCCAGTGTGAACATTTTAAACAGCAGAACTTAATTTTGATCTTACACTTTATCTCTCTGGAGCAATGAATGTTAAATGACATATAAAGTCAAACTCCAACTCTGAAACTCAACCCTGTGTATTCAGTAACTCGAAGATATACAGAGAGAGAGTACTTAAGACACTTTTCACTTGCATTTGGAGAATGGAGTCCACTATTTCAGCTCTAAACCATGCCTCAAGGGAATTTGAAAACAGTTTAACCACTGGATAATTGCATACAGTAGACATAGAGCCAAAAGTTTTGATACGTTTGGGAACCTGGACTGTGCCTTGCAGGTATGACAGAGAGGAGAATTCTCTAGAGACTTAGGTGTGAGTACTTGGCTAAATATCTGTAAATTAGCTATGTAATCTGAGTACCCCTCAGCACAAAGTTAGGATGAGCGGCCCTAGCGCGTGCACCTACGGTACCTCTGGTGCTGAGGGGTCGTCTGTATGAACGTGGACACCACCTCGGCTCGCTAGTGTCACGGCCGGGCACGGGCCCCACGGCGGTGCCAGGCCATCATGCGCCCTGGCAACCGTTGCCAGGCAGCAAACGCGCAACCACGAACGGGAGAGGCGGGGAATGCCCCCTTCCACGCTGAACACCACGTCTATAAAACTATGGGGGCTCACCCGGAAGTGTTTCTCTGAGGGCGGTACTAGGCGCCGTGGTTGCTTTCGGGTCTGCAGTGCGCTTCCTCAGTTGGGTTTCTCTGTCGTGACTGGTTGGTGCCGCAGACATCGTCCTCCGGGTTCCGCGAGTGCTGGCCTCCGACGCAGGGCTGCCCTCTTTCCGCTCGGCTCAATCTCTGTTATCATTAGTCCCCTTTGTACGCTGAGTGATGCTATTACGGGGTTCCGGAACCGCGGGACCGTGGGGGTGGCTGAcgctgctgctggtggcctgcACGGCACGGGCCTCTGAGATCACTTTCGAGCTGCCTGACAACGCCAAGCAATGCTTCTATGAGGAGATTGTCCAGGGCACTAAGTGCACCCTGGAATTTCAGGTACTCCTTACTTCCCTTGGTCCCCGGGGAATCTCTTGTTATTTCACTTTGATCATTAATATTAGGGTTTTAATAACTTAATACCTACATAAATTGGTGGGCACTCAAACTACATTATACAAACAGCCTATCTGAAATGTTGTATCTGGTGCTTGGCACCTCTGAATAAATCTTTATAGCATTATAtgtttcaataaatatttaaatatttcaaataaattgtCTACTATTTTAGAAAGCTTCTGTATGCATATAAAAAGGGTTGTGCCTTTGGATAGAAGTCTCTCGATCCTTCAGGATGCCTTATCTTAAAGGCAAGAAGTTTGGAGCAAGGATTAAATTTAACTTAGAATAGTAAGCTACGAATACCTAAACTGCCAGTTGCTCTTGCTGCAGAGACAGGATAGCTAGTCTGATTCTACAGAACATTGTGCTATAGACCGACAACAATCAAAGGCTGACGGTACTTGAGACAATCATGAAGTTTTGAGTTGCTTGTAGGCACAATCTGAATGTGCTGGTGTTGGAAAGAAATACTGTCATTAAATGTGCAGGAGTGAGGCAGCAGAACCTCTAAAATTCTGTTTACACGAACATATGAAAATGAGCCAGGCTGTAATACCTGTTCTACTCAACATACACCATTCCTGCAACATAAAGTAGCTTGACCGAATAGGCTAGTTAGACAGTTTAGGCCATATGCAAAGGAGCTGGTTTATTGCATTTTGGCAATCTCAACTTGCTGAATAAATTGCATGGATGGGCTTGTGGATATAGTAAATTACTGATTTATTTCAGTAATGTCTTTGCCTCATCTAACTTCATCTGCTCTAACCTTTGCTATAGTACCAGTATCTTAAAATGAGGTAACTAAAACTTCCCTCATAAACTGTTAGAAAACACAGTTGATATTACATATCCTCAATTTAAAAGATCTTATTTTGAATTGTTCTGTGAGTCTTCCATAGGATGAGGATTTTTGCAAACTTGtattgaaagatttttaaattaatgcattttattttaaaacatttgtcAGATCAAACAATTGGGAGGTGCTAGTTGGGGGAGGTGCTAGTTGGGGGAGGTGCTAGTTGGGGGAGGTGCTAGTTGGATGTCTGTTCTGCTTAAGACAATTTCTTGTTGTTTTCAGGTGATCACTGGAGGTCATTATGATGTTGACTGTCGGTTGGAAGGTCCTGATGGTGCTGTATTATACAAAGAGATGAAGAAACAATATGATAGTTTCACGTTTACTGCATCCAGAAATGGAACATACAAATTCTGCTTCAGTAATGAGTTCTCTACTTTCACACACAAAACTGTGTACTTTGATTTCCAGGTTGGAGAAGATCCACCACTGTTTCCTAGTGAGAACAGAGCAACTGCACTTACTCAGGTAAAATATTGTGTTTGATAGCAGCTGTTAGGTGGAGGGAATGTTTTTCAAATTCAGCTGCATTAGATATCTATATTACTGTTGAAAATGAATGGGTTGGAGCTTCTTTAAAATAACCTGAGTTACTAAAAGTGAACCTTTTCTGAAAATTAGGATTTGCAGAATGCAGAGCTGAGGAGGAATTACCAAGTGTTTAAGTGGAAATTAGGGAAAATATACAGTGGCCTAGAGTTTAAGGGAAATTTTTTATGTCATGATTCTATGTCTGTGGAAGTGTGGATTTTATAAAGTGTAAAATATCAATGGATCAGGGTTTTCAAAATTCCTGAACTTTGGAAAAACTTTGAGAACAATttgtttttatattaatatagTTTAGAGTCTTTTTTGAGGGGAAGACTTGAATGGTTGATCTCTTATTTAACTGtcacttttaaaatgggaagagaattctagaaaaataaacaaatgaacaaaatctGTCATACTTAACTGGCTTCTAGATATATCATTTATAAAACACTTAAGTGGCAAAGCAGTATTCTTGCTCCagacttaattttttaatgtacCCTTCTTTCTTCAGAATTTTAGCTTTACACCACTTCTGCCCAAACTAAACCATCCAACTTCACTTGGAATAGTCACTTCACGAATTCTCACTAACGTTCTTACACTATAACTGTTACCaaacttcactttaaaaaaaaaaaaaacattttaaaatgctggacGTGGCCGCTATTTTACTAGTTTGAACTCAATGGTAGAAATGCCACTTCCTGAATATCTACTTTACTCACTCGATTTTACCCCATGTAAGTCTGCAGTGGCTAAAGATTTGTAACAAGTAGGTAACTTGCTGTGAATTCAGTTATAATTCGTAtctctatctctttttttcatcACCTTTCTTGTCTGCTTTATGTTGTCTTTTGATTCTTGATCCTGTAGCTCCCTATCTCCCCGCGCTTTCTTTAATCTTCATTCTGTGCATTCTGttacatgttttggttttttgtgtatttgggggtttttgttggttgttaCTTTGGCACCAGTAGAAAGTATTGAGAACACAGAACATGCAGATTCTAGATCCAGCATCTTTGCAGGCTGTGGGAGAAGGTATAAGAAAAAGTTTATCAATGGGTTGTAGCATACTTAATGCAAATCAGATCTTTGAGAAAGGGGAAGTTAACTTTCAAAGCATAACACATCTTTGGTAAGTAGGTTCTCCATTGCAATTTTCTTGAGGCTTGTAGTATGACCAAATGTGGTCAGACTTTCACAGGGACTGTAAAAGGTAAATCCCTGAAACTAGACTTAGTTTAAATTTAAGATCCCTGCTGCAGAGTAGCAGAGGGCTCTATAATTTAGCAGTGAAACAAATGGCAGAACTTAATGCATGAAATCCCTTCCTGAATTTTGTTTAGAATAATATCTTGGACTTGTTCAGACACCTGTCCTGAAAGTCATCAACTTGAAAAGCTGATTTGACACAGTTATAAGTAACTGACAGTGGTTTTTATTAGGGTGTCAAACACTTCCTTTTATAATAGATTGTGCTTTTGATCTTcaggaaatactgaattttagGGGGTAGCCAGTTAGTTAGTTGTTCTAAAATGTAAGTATTTTGAAGATACTCATTAATCTCTTGATGGTCAAAAGACAATCATGGGTACTGACTCTTACTTTCAGAAGATAAACTGAAAATGGACGTAGTTTATGTGTAAAATGATTTAGGTCTTGGAAAGCCTGTAGTACGTAGATTGAAAAGTTTAAGATTTTTCAGGTTAGAAAAAGGAATGCGATTTTTATGAAAGATGGCAAGTGCACTTGGGCAATTTGGTCTTGACTGTTTGTTATATGAATATGGTAGGGAGCatccagaaacactgaaaaataactgaGTTGTCCTTTCTCTAATCATTTTTTACATATGTGACTAATAGAAGAGTCTCATGCCAAAAGAACATGTTGAGGTCAGCAATCTAGATCTCAGGCTTTTGTGAAACTGAAGCTTGAGAATTATGCAATGAAGAATCACATACTTCTGAAATCTAAAAGAGTTTTAATATGTACTATGCACGTCTTAATGATATAAAAAACTTACTAGCTATCTAAATCTGGAGAGAGATTTACTGCTTGTTTTGCTGGTGTAGGTGGAATTAACAAATGTTGGATCTCTGACATATTTCAATACAGTGTTTATATTCACTTTTGAACCCAAACATGCATGAATTTTAATATTCAGTTTGTGGTTCTTAGAGTGCATTACTTTTTATTTGGTCTGCAGTTTTGGACGCTTTGGTACTTAGTCACATTTCCGTGTTTAAAACTTGATTAATATGTTAGATTTATAGTATTTCAGTCTGACAGTGGACCGAGATAATCTTTCATCTGTAAAGCTATGTGAATCCTAATTTTAAATATCAAACTACAAAACTTCATAGAACAAGTGTTAGAAGGGTTCTTAACTAagctgtgtatttgtttgcttctCTAGATGGAGTCTGCGTGTGTTTCAATTCATGAAGCTTTGAAGTCTGTCATTGATTATCAGACTCATTTCCGGTTGAGAGAAGCACAAGGCCGCAGCAGAGCAGAGGATTTAAACACAAGAGTAGCATATTGGTCAATAGGGGAAGCAATCATTCTTCTTGTAGTTAGTATTGGGCAGGTATTTCTCCTCAAAAGCTTCTTCTCAGATAAGAGAACCACAACAACCCGTGTTGGATCATAACTGGTAGTGATAATGCTTCAGGTCATCATGCTATTCACTTGTGAAATTACTGTTCTCCAGTTAATTGTAGGTACAAAGGAACTAAATATGTGAAACATCTAAATGTCTATCCCTCCTCATTGATTAAAATCTCAAAACACGCACCAAAAGTTATGAAAGGGACACCCAATTTGAAATATAGAGTAAACTTAATGTTTTCTGATACCTGTATTAAATATCTGTCAATGACCAGCCTCTCTTTGGTTTTgctgattttaataaaaattgagTTTGACTTTACCAATAAGATTACCCATCTGTGGTATAATGCTTTAAAAGAACCCAACAATCTAGTGCCTGATATGAAGGACAATAGTCGTGAAAATTTTATTTGACTTAAATTTTCAGGCCGAATGTATTGGATTATAAATAAGCTAATGGGATGAACTGTAGTTGCAAGATGTATTGCACTGTTTTGATttgctgtaacaaaaaaaaaaaatccaatcataTCCTTTGCTTATCTGTAAAACTGTTGCAAGCTTGATACTACATGGTGGTGCAAATTCTCCACCTGCCTGGTAATTCTCCACCTTCAAAACCTGATAAATTTTATACTTGAGTGCATTTGCTTCAATACACACTTTTCTACATTAAAATATAatgcatttcttcttttacaaTGTTTTACTAAACTTCTAAACTGAGACTACTCAGGCAATGTGCTTTCTCTATTCAAAAACTTAAATCTccaagttgtttttaaaaatgcaataaaataggGAATCTTGTAACTCTGTCGCTGAAGCTGTGTGATCTCTATacttgtgctgctgcttgtcaGATTTAAGACCAGAGATAGTTTGATTTTTATCAAGCAATACAGCACCAGCACTGGACAGTTACATTGCATACATTAGGCACATGCAAAGctttttattaaattgttttccttttaagaagCCCGTTTGATACTAATACTGCATTGCGTGAGTGCTGTGAACTTTATTTCCCTGATTGGTGCACTGACACATTATGGCCATGTGCATGTAATTGCCACTCTCTTCTGTTAATggtcatgaaatattttaaatattttggggTATCTTTTTGGTAGATTTCTAGCTGCATTGCTTCCACTGCTCGTGTCTTCAGTTAGTGTTGTAATAAAATCTTGTTTTATTTGGATGTGGAAGATAGTAAATGTATGTACATACAAGTAGCTTGAATTGAGGTAGTCAAAATAAAGCTAAACTTCATCATATGGTTCTGGAGGAATAAATGAACTCTGACCAATTTTTAAGTGCATACAAACAAAActaagatgaaaaaaattctaaCTCTAATTCAAAAGACTCCACTTAAACTAGTTTTCAGCAAGCGGAGAAAGAATGCTAAATCTTCATTAATTGCCTGTATtatttccagcaaaaaaaaaaaattgacatgtTTTACACATACACATGTCCAAGTGACGCTCAGACACTCTGCATAATTGATATAAGACAACCTAATTTTAAAATGGTGTGGTAGTTCAAAAAAAAGTTCTCCCTGTTCTGTTGTAAGCTGATAAACTACTCTttcagaactgaagaaaaaaaacctttaacaCTTCAGATATGAGTTAAAAGGTCACAGGGGTATTAAAAAGCTTAATGTATATTCTATTCAAAATCATGAATAATGTCCTTCTATCTTATATTGAACTTGCAATATTGCAGTCTACTCCTTGAGGTGCAAGCTTCCCTGAAATTGTAACAATCTCAAagatcagaaaacaaaaagccagtgCTTTCTTTTTATACCTGCACACAATATTCTCGATTGTACATATATGCTTTATCCTTATGTTTCAGCAACtgatcttcagtattttttttgtttcattatacAAATGGTACAGTTTAGGTGCAAGAATTAGATAAAAACATGATTTAATTTTGATTGTGTCCACTATAATCTTCTGAAGCCTGAATATCACTTGTTGAGTAGCTTTaatcacaacaaaaaaatttgtttcaaaaattgaaacttttttttttcccactaagtCAGTTCTGTGTACTGTCAAAATTGGTAAGCAATGGGGTAAGCAAAGTATTACCTGGCTGTCACATACATGTCTAATTTTTCTTAACGTTTGAATGGGACTGTTTAGCTCAATATTATTCCTGCTGAGGCTTAGTGGACTTGAATTTTGCAGTGAAGTTAGGTATCTGAACCAAACCTCTGGTATGATGCTGTATAATATGCAGCAATAgcttaaaaatgcctttattttgGGGTTATGAAAAACATGATACAAATTTTAGAGAGACAGAGCTGTGTTTGAAATTGTgaaagttttcaaatatttcttgcaTTGTTTATGTTTacataatttcttttcctgtccTGAAATGTTAGTTCTTGTTTCAgtttgaagggaggaaaaaataagtttgaaTAAGACAAAAAGACCCTGTGAATATTGTATggggaaaatataaattaatataggAATATCATCTGATTTGTTATTCAAAGCTTTTTGTAAGAATAATGCTCCCctaccaaatgaaaacaaaataatttgagaagTCACCCAGTATTTTAACACATTATCTTCAAAAGTGTTAATCCACCTGACATTTGATTGTTACTTCAATTACTGTACACTGAGAACTGTATAAGTCAACTATTCATAATTAGACATGCTTTAAGGCCATTGGAAAAAAACTCGAGTTGagcaagatcatagaatcatagaatgtgttgggttggaagggacctttaaaggtcatgtagtccaaccctcctgcagtaagcagggacatcttcaactagatcaggttgctcagagcctcagcaagcctggccttgaatgtctccagggatggggcctccaccacctctctgggcagcctgttccagtgtttcaccaccctcattgtaaagaacttcttcctaatgtctactctaaacctaccctgctctagtttaaaaccattgcctcttgtcctatcgctacatgcccttgcaaacagcccctccccagctttgttgtaggcccccttcaggtactggaaggccgctataaggtctccctggagccttctcttctccaggctgaacaaccccaactctctcagcctgtcctcataggagaggtgctccagccctctgatcatcttcgtggccctcctctggaccctctccaacaggtccatgtccttcttgtgctgaggactccagagctggacacagtactccaggtggggtctcatgagagcagagtagagggggagaatcacctccctcgacctgctggccacagttcttttgatgcaacccaggatgcaattggccttctgggctgcaagtgcacattgttggctcatgtccagcttttcatccaccagtacccccaagtccttttctgcagggctgctctctatcacatcatcccccagcctgtattgataatgaggattgtcctgacccaagtgcaggatcttgcacttggccttgttgaacttcatgaggtttgcacaagcccacctctctagcttgtcctggtccctctggatgacatcccgtccctctggcatgtcaaccgcaccact is a window from the Rissa tridactyla isolate bRisTri1 chromosome W, bRisTri1.patW.cur.20221130, whole genome shotgun sequence genome containing:
- the LOC128902006 gene encoding transmembrane emp24 domain-containing protein 7-like, yielding MLLRGSGTAGPWGWLTLLLVACTARASEITFELPDNAKQCFYEEIVQGTKCTLEFQVITGGHYDVDCRLEGPDGAVLYKEMKKQYDSFTFTASRNGTYKFCFSNEFSTFTHKTVYFDFQVGEDPPLFPSENRATALTQMESACVSIHEALKSVIDYQTHFRLREAQGRSRAEDLNTRVAYWSIGEAIILLVVSIGQVFLLKSFFSDKRTTTTRVGS